The Nocardioides sp. S5 genome includes a window with the following:
- the nemA gene encoding N-ethylmaleimide reductase, with translation MPSLLDPLTLGAVTTQNRVLMAPLTRMRATAPGDVANDLMAEYYVQRASAGLLISEGTQVSPEGKGYMDTPGIHSEEQVAGWRRVTDAVHKAGGLVAAQLWHVGRVSHESFHDGELPVSASAGPYRNRTTVRGEDGRPTRVACPVPRALRTEEIPRVVEDYRRATVNAREAGFDLVEIHGAHGYLLHQFLAADSNLRTDSYGGSLANRARLMLEVTDAVVDAWSADRVAIRISPIGSFNGTSDPEGAEAGLHVARELGRRDLAFLHLSEPDWAGGPELDDDYRRALREAHPGPIVGAGGYDRAKADRLIGAGLVDAAAFGRTFIANPDLPRRLAEDLPLNEQRPESFYGGDAEGYTDYPAYGAA, from the coding sequence GTGCCCTCCCTCCTCGATCCCCTGACCCTCGGTGCCGTGACGACGCAGAACCGCGTCCTGATGGCACCGCTCACCCGGATGCGGGCCACGGCCCCCGGCGACGTCGCCAACGACCTGATGGCCGAGTACTACGTCCAGCGGGCCAGCGCCGGCCTGCTGATCAGCGAGGGCACGCAGGTCAGCCCCGAGGGCAAGGGCTACATGGACACCCCGGGCATCCACAGCGAGGAGCAGGTCGCCGGGTGGCGCCGCGTCACCGACGCGGTCCACAAGGCCGGCGGCCTGGTCGCGGCCCAGCTGTGGCACGTCGGCCGGGTCTCCCACGAGTCCTTCCACGACGGCGAGCTCCCGGTGTCGGCCAGCGCCGGCCCCTACCGCAACCGCACGACGGTGCGCGGGGAGGACGGGCGCCCGACGCGCGTGGCGTGCCCGGTGCCGCGGGCGCTGCGGACCGAGGAGATCCCGCGCGTCGTGGAGGACTACCGCCGCGCCACCGTCAACGCCCGCGAGGCCGGTTTCGACCTCGTCGAGATCCACGGCGCCCACGGCTACCTGCTCCACCAGTTCCTCGCCGCGGACAGCAACCTGCGCACCGACTCGTACGGCGGCTCGCTGGCCAACCGCGCGCGGCTCATGCTCGAGGTCACCGACGCGGTGGTCGACGCGTGGTCCGCGGACCGGGTCGCGATCCGCATCTCGCCGATCGGTTCCTTCAACGGCACCTCCGACCCCGAGGGCGCGGAGGCCGGTCTCCACGTGGCCCGCGAGCTGGGCCGGCGCGACCTGGCCTTCCTCCACCTCTCCGAGCCCGACTGGGCCGGCGGCCCCGAGCTCGACGACGACTACCGCCGCGCGCTGCGCGAGGCCCACCCCGGACCCATCGTCGGCGCAGGCGGCTACGACCGTGCCAAGGCCGACCGGCTGATCGGCGCCGGGCTCGTCGACGCGGCCGCCTTCGGCCGCACCTTCATCGCCAACCCCGACCTGCCGCGCCGCCTGGCCGAGGACCTGCCGCTCAACGAGCAGCGACCGGAGTCGTTCTACGGCGGCGACGCCGAGGGCTACACCGACTACCCGGCGTACGGCGCAGCGTGA